A window of the Pedobacter frigiditerrae genome harbors these coding sequences:
- a CDS encoding glycosyltransferase family 32 protein: MIPKVIHYCWFGRGEMPDLTIKCIDSWKKYLPEYEIILWNEDNFDVNSYQYAQEAYKENKFAFVADVCRLYVLKNKGGIYMDTDIEFIKPLAEEMLNDVAFTGFEDRLVSAGIMGSEKNGEWINDLLDYYNGISFYLEDGGLNINPITETITKIMKQKKQLMNDNTLQRLPNYCTIYPSDYFYPKSWMTLKTTITPNTFCIHHFAASWLHNEYSFMGKLANLVFGKRVANSLSKKYRDIKSKK; this comes from the coding sequence ATGATCCCTAAGGTTATTCATTATTGCTGGTTTGGACGAGGAGAAATGCCCGACTTAACTATAAAATGTATTGATTCATGGAAAAAATATCTTCCTGAATACGAAATTATCCTTTGGAATGAGGACAACTTTGATGTAAACAGTTACCAATATGCTCAAGAAGCATATAAGGAGAACAAATTTGCATTTGTTGCTGATGTTTGCCGACTTTATGTACTTAAAAATAAAGGTGGCATTTATATGGATACGGATATAGAGTTTATCAAACCTTTAGCTGAAGAAATGCTAAATGATGTGGCTTTTACTGGTTTTGAAGATAGATTGGTATCCGCTGGAATTATGGGTAGCGAAAAAAATGGAGAGTGGATTAATGATCTATTGGATTATTATAATGGGATAAGCTTTTATTTAGAAGATGGTGGTTTAAACATTAATCCAATTACCGAAACCATTACCAAAATAATGAAGCAAAAAAAGCAGTTAATGAACGACAATACATTACAACGACTGCCAAATTATTGCACTATTTATCCAAGTGATTATTTCTATCCTAAAAGTTGGATGACTCTTAAAACAACCATTACACCAAATACATTTTGTATACACCATTTTGCTGCATCATGGTTGCATAATGAATATAGTTTTATGGGTAAGCTGGCAAATCTAGTTTTCGGCAAAAGAGTAGCAAATTCCCTATCTAAAAAATACCGAGATATTAAGTCGAAAAAGTAA
- a CDS encoding glycosyltransferase family 32 protein yields MIPKIIHYCWFGRGEMPELVLKCLESWKKYLPNYEIIVWNEDNFDLDSYTFAAEAYKERKFAFVADVCRLYALKTMGGIYLDTDVEFVKPFDDEILQNKAFTGFEDNLLLSSAIMGSEPNGKWINDLLPHYVDRSFYLENGGFDTNPNTEIITAFMRDKKGVVINNTLKKIEDYCTIYPSDYFCPKSWKTLKIKKTANTYCIHHFAGSWIGNAEHSFLGKMANLFLGKRGANYWAAKYRKI; encoded by the coding sequence ATGATCCCTAAAATCATTCACTATTGTTGGTTCGGGCGTGGCGAAATGCCAGAATTAGTACTGAAGTGCCTTGAATCATGGAAAAAATATCTTCCCAATTACGAAATCATAGTTTGGAATGAAGATAATTTTGATTTAGACAGCTACACTTTTGCAGCTGAGGCTTATAAAGAAAGAAAGTTTGCATTTGTTGCCGATGTTTGTAGACTCTATGCGCTTAAAACCATGGGAGGAATTTATTTGGATACCGATGTAGAGTTCGTCAAACCTTTCGATGATGAGATACTTCAAAATAAGGCCTTTACAGGTTTTGAAGACAATCTTTTACTATCATCGGCAATCATGGGCAGCGAACCAAACGGAAAATGGATTAACGATCTTCTTCCTCATTATGTAGATAGAAGCTTTTATCTAGAAAATGGTGGTTTTGACACCAATCCTAATACCGAGATTATTACAGCATTCATGAGAGACAAAAAAGGTGTTGTTATTAACAATACTTTAAAAAAAATCGAAGATTATTGCACCATTTATCCTAGTGATTATTTCTGCCCAAAGAGTTGGAAAACTTTAAAAATAAAAAAGACTGCTAATACTTATTGTATACATCATTTTGCAGGTTCATGGATTGGCAACGCTGAGCATAGTTTCCTAGGCAAGATGGCTAATCTCTTTTTAGGTAAACGAGGTGCAAATTATTGGGCTGCAAAGTATAGGAAGATCTAA
- a CDS encoding AAA family ATPase, protein MAQLISPKRGLVIGKFMPIHNGHIALINFAKSHCDELIVSMSYTINDAIDAELRYNWIKEIFKNEPKINVELILDDFDVEELPLPERTKVWAKKMAAVYPPVDVFISSEKYGTPFAENLGAECLIFNLERNIVPVSATLIRNNPFKYWDFIPEVVRPYYVKKICFYGPESTGKSTMAQKMAELYQTECVPEVARELITDNNLTAADFIKIAAAQNQRVIDKTKTANKILFCDTDIITTQIYAKHYLGNHLPELDEYEKVIQYDQYFLLNTDVAWVADELRDLGDKRDEMYAVFKKELVDRNINFISIEGNYEQRESAIKFFIDDLLISP, encoded by the coding sequence TTGGCACAATTAATTTCACCTAAAAGAGGACTTGTAATTGGCAAGTTTATGCCTATACATAATGGGCATATTGCACTCATAAACTTTGCGAAATCACATTGTGATGAATTGATTGTATCTATGAGTTATACAATTAATGACGCCATTGATGCAGAGTTGCGCTACAATTGGATAAAGGAAATCTTTAAAAATGAACCAAAGATAAACGTCGAACTTATTTTAGATGATTTTGACGTAGAGGAGCTGCCTTTGCCAGAACGGACAAAGGTTTGGGCAAAAAAAATGGCAGCAGTTTATCCGCCAGTTGATGTGTTTATAAGCTCTGAAAAATATGGAACTCCTTTTGCAGAGAATTTAGGAGCCGAGTGCTTAATTTTCAATTTGGAAAGAAATATTGTTCCAGTTTCAGCTACACTAATAAGAAATAATCCTTTTAAATATTGGGACTTTATACCTGAAGTAGTAAGGCCTTATTATGTGAAGAAGATTTGTTTTTATGGACCAGAGAGCACGGGGAAATCTACAATGGCTCAAAAAATGGCTGAACTATACCAAACCGAGTGTGTGCCAGAAGTTGCTCGGGAGCTAATTACTGATAATAATTTAACAGCGGCCGATTTCATAAAGATTGCAGCTGCACAAAATCAAAGAGTAATAGATAAAACTAAAACAGCCAATAAGATTTTATTTTGTGATACTGATATTATCACTACTCAAATTTATGCCAAACATTATCTCGGAAATCATCTCCCAGAATTAGATGAATATGAGAAAGTTATCCAGTACGATCAATACTTTTTATTAAATACTGACGTGGCTTGGGTGGCAGATGAATTAAGAGATTTAGGCGATAAGAGAGATGAAATGTACGCAGTGTTTAAAAAGGAATTGGTTGATAGGAACATCAATTTCATCTCAATTGAAGGGAATTATGAACAACGAGAAAGCGCAATCAAATTTTTTATTGATGACTTGTTAATTAGTCCATAA
- a CDS encoding glycosyltransferase family 2 protein, with protein sequence MALTSIITVNFHQTEVTIALLESISKSYSAKNVEVIIVDNGAEKNQELIFHPHFDNIKYIQSKANLGFAGGNNLGLKKAKGDYVFLLNNDTEIPAGCLEAMIAEMETNEKIGLLSPLLLYYDQKDLIQYAGYTPMNYLTARNENIGSFEKNTGQYDNQSYETGFCHGAAMMCRKADLLKTGLMDESYFLYYEELDWCEKFKSIGKKIWFTGSTYVYHKESVSVGKESAIKTYFMTRNRMLFIRKNTSWANTILFSTYFTLIACPKAALNLILRKRFDLAKWIFKGLLWNFTHTKSSTNLGFSIK encoded by the coding sequence ATGGCTTTAACTTCTATCATTACCGTTAATTTTCATCAAACTGAGGTAACTATAGCATTGCTAGAATCAATCAGTAAATCTTATAGTGCAAAAAATGTTGAGGTCATTATCGTAGATAATGGAGCTGAGAAAAACCAAGAGCTCATTTTCCATCCTCATTTCGATAATATTAAGTACATCCAGTCTAAAGCCAATTTAGGCTTTGCTGGTGGCAATAATTTAGGGTTAAAAAAAGCAAAGGGCGACTATGTTTTCCTGCTTAACAACGACACAGAAATACCAGCAGGTTGTTTAGAAGCAATGATTGCTGAAATGGAAACGAATGAAAAAATAGGACTTTTATCTCCCTTGTTGCTTTATTACGATCAAAAAGATTTAATTCAGTATGCTGGTTATACGCCGATGAATTATTTAACTGCCAGAAATGAAAACATAGGCAGTTTTGAAAAAAACACTGGCCAATACGACAATCAAAGCTACGAAACAGGCTTTTGCCATGGAGCGGCGATGATGTGCCGCAAAGCGGATTTATTGAAAACAGGCTTAATGGATGAATCTTACTTCTTATATTATGAAGAGCTGGACTGGTGTGAGAAATTTAAAAGTATAGGCAAGAAAATTTGGTTTACTGGAAGCACCTATGTCTATCACAAGGAGTCTGTAAGTGTTGGTAAGGAAAGTGCTATAAAAACGTATTTTATGACTCGTAATCGGATGTTGTTCATCAGAAAAAATACGAGTTGGGCTAACACAATTTTATTTTCAACTTATTTCACTCTTATCGCTTGTCCAAAAGCAGCCCTAAATTTAATTTTAAGGAAACGATTTGATTTAGCAAAATGGATATTTAAAGGGCTTCTTTGGAATTTCACACATACAAAGAGTAGCACTAACCTTGGTTTTAGCATAAAGTGA
- a CDS encoding acyltransferase, producing the protein MSQSISSWIKAKPSFKKLAHWMLIPTNEHRPRLWVKWFVNPFIHKRGRGSIIRNRTRIDVVPFNDFHLGHHATIEDFCTINNGVGDIHIGNNTIIGVSNVLIGPLTIGDNVMVAQNVIISGLNHNFEDVSLPPLLQHFNAKNIVICDDVWIGANVVITAGVTIGKHSIIGAGSVVTKDVLPFCVYVGNPAKMVKKYNFEIKVWESV; encoded by the coding sequence ATGTCGCAAAGCATCTCGTCTTGGATAAAAGCTAAGCCTAGTTTTAAAAAACTAGCTCATTGGATGCTCATTCCTACAAATGAACATCGTCCAAGACTATGGGTAAAATGGTTTGTAAACCCTTTTATTCATAAAAGAGGTCGGGGTAGCATCATTCGAAATCGTACCCGTATTGATGTTGTCCCATTTAATGACTTTCATTTGGGTCATCATGCTACTATTGAAGATTTTTGCACCATAAACAATGGTGTCGGCGACATCCATATAGGCAATAACACCATTATTGGTGTGAGCAATGTTTTAATTGGGCCATTAACTATTGGAGATAATGTGATGGTAGCACAAAATGTAATCATTTCAGGCTTGAACCATAATTTCGAAGATGTTAGCTTACCACCATTATTACAACATTTCAACGCTAAAAACATAGTAATTTGCGACGATGTTTGGATTGGGGCGAACGTGGTTATTACAGCAGGAGTTACTATAGGCAAACATTCTATTATTGGTGCAGGGAGTGTAGTTACAAAAGACGTACTTCCGTTTTGCGTTTACGTTGGGAACCCTGCCAAGATGGTTAAAAAGTATAATTTTGAGATAAAAGTATGGGAATCTGTTTAG
- a CDS encoding glycosyltransferase: MMPLLKNRDIVIVGQQPWDTSIGSNCKDLALEFSKHNRVLYVNAPLDRRTGIEQRHTEGVKKRMRIIEGKEDGLEQIDGNLWVYYPDVILESINWIKITAVFRLLNKTNSKRYANSIKKAISKLDIKNFILFNDNDIFRSFYLKELLSPTLSVYYSRDYMIATPYWARHGKTIEPELIKKSDLCVANSVYLANYCKQYNPNSFYVGQGCDFETFKNDESVQIPEDVLTIKKPILGYVGALLSIRLDENILIHLAETKPEWSIVLVGPEDEDFKKSRLHHLPNVYFLGAKKPETLPAYIKGFDICLNPQGVNPLTIGNYPRKIDEYLAMGKPTIATKTEAISIFKDYIYIAETKEDYVKLAEKALAENNPDLANDRIIFANTHTWEKNAEEIYKAIDHVAKHLVLDKS, from the coding sequence ATGATGCCCTTATTAAAAAATCGAGACATAGTTATTGTTGGCCAACAACCTTGGGACACATCCATTGGAAGCAATTGTAAAGATTTGGCACTAGAGTTTAGCAAGCATAATCGTGTATTATATGTTAATGCACCTTTAGATCGTAGAACAGGAATTGAACAGCGCCATACCGAAGGTGTAAAAAAACGGATGCGTATCATTGAAGGCAAGGAAGACGGCCTTGAACAAATAGATGGAAATTTATGGGTTTACTATCCAGATGTAATCTTAGAATCTATTAACTGGATCAAAATAACGGCTGTATTTCGTTTGTTGAATAAAACCAACAGTAAGAGATACGCCAATAGCATTAAAAAGGCGATAAGCAAATTAGATATTAAAAACTTCATTTTATTTAATGATAATGATATTTTCCGTAGCTTCTATCTAAAGGAACTTTTAAGCCCTACCCTAAGTGTTTATTATTCTAGAGATTATATGATCGCCACGCCTTACTGGGCTCGTCATGGTAAAACTATAGAGCCTGAATTAATAAAAAAGAGCGATTTGTGTGTGGCAAATTCTGTTTATTTGGCAAACTACTGTAAACAATATAATCCTAACTCATTTTATGTAGGTCAAGGCTGTGATTTCGAAACATTTAAAAATGACGAAAGTGTTCAAATTCCAGAGGACGTATTGACGATTAAAAAGCCGATATTGGGTTACGTTGGCGCTTTGTTAAGCATAAGGCTTGATGAGAATATCTTAATTCATTTAGCAGAGACTAAACCAGAATGGAGTATAGTTTTAGTTGGTCCAGAAGATGAAGATTTTAAGAAGAGTAGATTACATCACTTACCAAATGTATATTTTTTAGGGGCTAAAAAACCTGAAACCTTACCAGCATACATTAAGGGGTTTGATATTTGTTTAAACCCACAAGGAGTTAATCCTTTAACTATCGGTAACTATCCACGTAAAATAGATGAATATTTAGCGATGGGCAAACCGACCATAGCAACAAAAACTGAAGCTATTAGCATTTTTAAAGACTACATTTACATTGCAGAAACAAAAGAAGATTATGTAAAGTTGGCGGAAAAGGCCTTAGCAGAAAACAACCCAGATTTAGCTAACGACCGTATCATATTTGCAAACACACATACTTGGGAGAAAAATGCAGAAGAAATTTATAAAGCAATAGATCATGTCGCAAAGCATCTCGTCTTGGATAAAAGCTAA
- a CDS encoding glycosyltransferase family 2 protein encodes MEIVYSIINILFWILGIYLLFNCIYLAFFAIAGLFSLPKSQKTAINYKKIAVLFPTYQENIVIIESVKAALNHQYNGSFEVIVIADGLLPETNAVLKNLGANVVEVFFEKSTKGKALQFAMSQLKDKGFDIAMILDVDNVMSNDCLNYLNHSFEQGNKVVQAHRTAKNIDSSFAFLDACNEEVNNHIYRKGQAVVGLSPALIGSGMAFDYGYLLSLLNNIGETVGEDKQLDFMIANDKVSIAYLNDVYVYDEKVENAAVFTKQRTRWIASQIEFLKKYAFEGFVQLFKGNVEFFNKTIQTFLMPRILLLGLLFLMAIQSFFNPFGPLRTFWVSLFISICLTLLISVPRRFYADERLYIALLQIPRAMFGMVIALFSIGKAKKSFMVTPHRNKNIENKN; translated from the coding sequence ATGGAAATAGTTTATAGTATCATCAACATCTTGTTCTGGATTTTGGGTATTTACCTACTCTTCAATTGCATTTATTTAGCTTTTTTTGCAATTGCGGGATTATTTTCGCTTCCTAAATCTCAGAAAACTGCTATAAATTATAAGAAAATTGCTGTGCTTTTCCCAACCTATCAAGAAAACATTGTAATTATAGAGAGTGTAAAAGCAGCATTAAACCATCAGTATAATGGATCCTTTGAGGTGATTGTTATTGCAGATGGATTATTACCTGAAACCAATGCTGTTTTAAAAAATTTGGGAGCAAATGTAGTAGAAGTTTTCTTTGAGAAAAGTACCAAAGGGAAGGCGTTACAATTTGCAATGAGCCAGCTTAAAGATAAGGGTTTCGATATCGCAATGATACTGGATGTAGATAATGTAATGAGTAACGATTGTTTAAATTACCTTAACCATTCATTTGAGCAGGGGAATAAAGTAGTTCAAGCTCACAGAACAGCAAAAAACATAGATAGTAGCTTTGCATTTCTAGATGCTTGTAATGAAGAGGTTAACAATCATATTTATCGCAAAGGACAAGCGGTTGTTGGCCTATCTCCTGCATTAATCGGCTCAGGTATGGCTTTTGATTATGGGTATTTGCTTAGCTTACTGAATAATATCGGCGAAACTGTTGGAGAAGACAAACAACTAGATTTTATGATCGCTAATGACAAAGTTAGCATAGCCTATTTGAATGACGTTTATGTATACGATGAAAAGGTAGAAAATGCTGCTGTGTTTACCAAACAGCGCACAAGGTGGATTGCATCTCAAATAGAGTTTTTGAAAAAGTATGCTTTTGAAGGATTTGTGCAACTATTCAAGGGGAATGTGGAGTTTTTTAACAAAACAATACAAACCTTTTTAATGCCACGAATTCTCCTATTAGGTTTGTTGTTCTTAATGGCCATTCAATCTTTTTTTAACCCGTTTGGTCCTTTAAGAACATTTTGGGTTTCACTATTCATCAGCATTTGCTTAACCTTATTAATTTCGGTACCTAGAAGATTTTACGCCGACGAAAGACTTTACATCGCTTTGCTACAAATACCAAGAGCAATGTTTGGAATGGTGATTGCCTTATTTAGCATCGGCAAAGCGAAAAAATCATTTATGGTAACGCCACACCGTAATAAAAACATAGAAAATAAAAATTGA
- a CDS encoding O-antigen ligase family protein, which translates to MLRKLNTYIIDNKKKVIFFLISMSLSILIASSTARYGILGPAAVIAAAGLGTFLVSLFNNPRLAFWIYFGYCFILGFLVKSFLNIPVGLAMDAILLLTWCSILVNMNKFNWRNLRNEHVWLSVIWFAISFLQILNPSGASLTGWFNELRFTALSWLLIAPLVFLMFNKMADLNRFITFVLFFSCLATLYGMKQLYLGVSSGEQQWLNSGNDVTHILDGKLRVFSMYSDAGQFGASQAIIAVIALTLALGPFSFVKKVIFGLIALFLLYGMAISGTRGALFALASGIAYALFLSKNFKVLIVGIAFAMAGFGVLKYTTIGDEIFQIRRFRSALDPKDASLNVRLDNQKKLAYILKDLPFGAGLGMSGMNGITYNADKPIANIQPDSYWVKVWVMYGIVGVMIWMGFTCYIIGKCSGIVWKLQDPKLRVKAIALTSGTVGCFICSYGNEVMNAMPSSAIMFMSWSFVFIAPWLDNQSKQIKADGNSL; encoded by the coding sequence ATGCTTAGAAAGTTAAACACATATATTATCGATAATAAAAAAAAAGTAATTTTCTTTTTGATATCGATGAGCCTATCCATTTTGATAGCAAGCTCTACCGCTAGGTATGGGATCTTGGGACCCGCGGCTGTTATTGCTGCTGCTGGACTAGGCACCTTTCTGGTATCGCTATTTAACAACCCCCGATTAGCCTTCTGGATATACTTTGGCTACTGTTTTATCCTAGGCTTTTTAGTGAAGTCGTTCTTAAATATCCCTGTCGGACTTGCCATGGATGCCATACTACTGCTTACTTGGTGTAGCATTTTGGTAAATATGAACAAATTCAATTGGCGTAATTTACGAAATGAACATGTTTGGTTATCGGTAATTTGGTTTGCAATAAGCTTTTTACAAATTCTAAATCCTAGTGGAGCTAGTTTAACAGGCTGGTTTAATGAACTCAGGTTCACCGCTTTAAGTTGGCTGCTTATTGCGCCATTGGTATTTCTAATGTTTAATAAAATGGCCGATTTAAACCGTTTTATAACATTTGTTTTGTTCTTCTCATGTCTCGCTACTTTATACGGTATGAAACAACTTTACCTTGGTGTTTCTAGCGGCGAGCAGCAATGGTTAAATTCTGGTAATGATGTTACTCATATTTTAGATGGCAAGCTCCGCGTATTCTCTATGTATTCAGATGCGGGTCAGTTTGGTGCCTCACAAGCAATAATCGCAGTAATTGCATTAACCTTAGCACTTGGTCCTTTCAGCTTTGTTAAAAAAGTGATTTTTGGGCTAATTGCCTTATTCCTTCTTTATGGAATGGCCATATCTGGAACAAGAGGTGCTTTATTTGCATTGGCATCTGGTATAGCTTATGCGCTTTTCTTAAGCAAAAACTTTAAGGTACTAATTGTAGGGATAGCCTTTGCCATGGCAGGATTTGGCGTGTTGAAATATACCACCATCGGCGATGAAATTTTCCAAATTCGCCGTTTCCGTAGCGCCTTAGATCCTAAAGATGCTTCGCTAAATGTTAGATTAGACAATCAAAAAAAGTTAGCCTACATATTAAAAGACTTACCATTTGGTGCGGGATTAGGGATGAGTGGAATGAATGGAATTACCTACAATGCCGATAAACCGATTGCCAATATACAACCCGACAGTTATTGGGTTAAAGTTTGGGTGATGTATGGCATAGTTGGTGTAATGATTTGGATGGGCTTTACCTGTTATATTATTGGTAAATGCAGTGGAATAGTTTGGAAACTCCAAGACCCCAAGCTCCGAGTAAAAGCAATTGCACTAACGTCAGGAACGGTAGGTTGTTTTATTTGTAGTTATGGGAATGAAGTAATGAATGCCATGCCATCTTCAGCAATTATGTTTATGTCATGGTCATTTGTATTTATTGCACCGTGGTTAGATAATCAGTCAAAACAAATTAAAGCCGATGGAAATAGTTTATAG
- a CDS encoding glycosyltransferase family 2 protein: MDPLISIITPCYNSADFITPTINSVIDQSYTNWELIVIDDHSKDETCKVVEEFAKQDPRIKLVRLEKNGGVANARNVGLSTVKGKYVAFLDSDDIWLKDKLSRQIGYMEEKKLPMSFCAYNRINEEGKIISKLIEVPKSVNYKQLLSHNVIIFSTSLTLTSAIGELKFKKVGHEDWIFWLDLFKKCGQGYGINEPLALYRIRSNSVSSNKLKVIGFTWKILRESEKLGLMESIYHFTKYAFATVLKRLK; the protein is encoded by the coding sequence TTGGATCCACTTATATCAATTATTACACCTTGTTATAATTCAGCAGATTTTATAACACCTACCATCAATTCGGTTATTGATCAATCTTACACAAACTGGGAACTGATTGTAATAGACGATCATTCTAAAGATGAGACATGTAAAGTAGTAGAAGAATTTGCTAAACAAGACCCTAGAATTAAGTTAGTTAGGCTTGAAAAAAATGGGGGAGTTGCTAATGCCAGAAATGTAGGTTTATCGACAGTTAAAGGAAAATATGTTGCTTTTTTAGATAGTGATGATATTTGGTTAAAAGATAAACTCTCACGCCAAATTGGGTATATGGAAGAAAAAAAACTTCCGATGTCTTTCTGTGCTTACAACAGGATTAACGAAGAAGGAAAAATAATTTCTAAGCTAATTGAAGTTCCGAAAAGCGTAAACTACAAGCAATTACTATCTCACAATGTGATTATATTTTCTACCTCCTTGACCTTAACAAGTGCAATTGGAGAGTTGAAATTTAAAAAAGTTGGGCATGAAGATTGGATCTTTTGGCTCGACTTATTTAAAAAATGTGGTCAAGGTTATGGAATAAATGAGCCCTTAGCTTTATACAGAATCCGAAGTAATTCAGTTTCGTCAAATAAATTAAAAGTTATTGGTTTTACTTGGAAGATTTTAAGGGAAAGCGAAAAATTAGGCTTGATGGAATCTATTTATCACTTTACAAAATATGCTTTTGCAACGGTGCTTAAACGTCTAAAATAG
- a CDS encoding lipopolysaccharide biosynthesis protein: MDKRRFVINLVSNFFSALSGAGISFFLTPYIVSHLGKEAYGFFPLSNNFIMYAGIITTSLNSMSSRYITISLEKKNIKEVNTFFNSVLFGNLLISLGFIIISAIFCIFINNILDIPANLLYDVRLLFIFIFLSLIINVSSAVFSVTAFALNRFDKLAVINIISNVLKLLFIIILFYFFTPRIYFLGVVTVVTALYLFYANYRISRKLLPEIHIDWSFFSRSALTLLIGSGIWNSVLALSNVINTQLDLLVANHFFGASGMGFLSLTKFIPNIIQILLGIIVPIFLPEMLKAYAQNDMDKLKQNLNLSFKAIFLVVLVPLSIFFVYGDKFFGLWLPTQDAHALHILSIITLVPFIVHGTVETVYHVFVITNKLKIASFWGIFIAVFNFILVILLCLYSSLGIYSIPVAAMISGVFSHLTFTPLYASYCLKQSRWYFFIKIIKGLLGFCTLLAVAYGWRKLDLIDIHSWITLILNGLIIGTVLLIITLFMKFDLITITGMFKKLRQKVNL, encoded by the coding sequence ATGGATAAACGACGGTTCGTAATTAATTTAGTTTCCAATTTCTTTAGCGCCCTTTCTGGAGCTGGGATTTCCTTTTTTTTAACCCCTTATATTGTTAGTCATTTAGGTAAAGAAGCTTACGGATTTTTCCCGCTTTCTAACAATTTCATCATGTACGCAGGCATTATAACCACATCATTAAACTCAATGTCGAGCCGCTACATTACTATCAGTTTGGAGAAGAAGAATATCAAAGAAGTGAATACTTTTTTTAACTCTGTGTTATTCGGAAACCTACTTATCTCTTTAGGATTTATAATAATCAGTGCCATATTCTGCATCTTCATTAACAACATACTAGACATACCAGCAAACTTATTGTACGATGTACGATTGCTATTTATTTTCATTTTTCTAAGCCTAATTATTAACGTCTCTTCAGCTGTTTTTTCCGTGACAGCTTTTGCGCTAAACAGATTTGATAAACTAGCGGTGATCAACATTATTTCGAATGTTTTAAAGCTTCTGTTCATTATCATTTTATTCTACTTTTTTACGCCTAGGATTTATTTTTTAGGAGTGGTTACAGTAGTTACAGCCTTATATCTTTTCTATGCAAATTATCGAATAAGCAGAAAACTGTTACCAGAAATCCATATTGATTGGTCTTTTTTCTCTAGAAGTGCGCTTACGCTGTTGATAGGCTCTGGTATTTGGAATTCGGTATTGGCGCTTTCTAATGTGATAAACACACAATTAGATTTACTTGTTGCCAACCATTTTTTTGGAGCTTCAGGTATGGGATTTCTATCGCTCACTAAATTTATCCCTAATATCATTCAAATTTTGCTAGGCATTATTGTGCCTATATTTCTGCCAGAAATGTTAAAAGCCTACGCTCAGAATGATATGGATAAGCTAAAACAGAATCTCAATTTATCGTTTAAAGCTATTTTTTTAGTGGTATTGGTTCCTCTATCTATTTTCTTTGTTTATGGCGATAAGTTTTTCGGATTATGGTTGCCTACGCAAGATGCCCACGCACTTCATATCCTCTCAATCATAACACTAGTACCTTTTATCGTACATGGTACAGTAGAAACTGTATATCACGTTTTTGTGATTACCAACAAACTTAAAATTGCATCTTTTTGGGGCATTTTTATAGCTGTTTTCAACTTTATTTTGGTTATTCTATTGTGTTTATATAGTTCATTAGGCATTTATTCCATCCCAGTAGCAGCAATGATCAGTGGTGTATTTAGTCACCTAACCTTTACCCCGTTATATGCATCTTATTGCTTAAAGCAAAGCCGATGGTATTTTTTCATCAAAATCATTAAAGGCTTATTAGGCTTTTGTACGCTACTGGCAGTTGCTTATGGCTGGAGAAAGCTTGATTTAATAGACATCCACTCATGGATTACGCTAATATTAAATGGTTTAATCATTGGAACAGTATTGTTGATTATTACCTTGTTTATGAAATTTGATTTAATAACTATAACAGGTATGTTTAAAAAATTAAGACAAAAAGTTAATTTATGA